A portion of the Polaribacter cellanae genome contains these proteins:
- a CDS encoding DUF937 domain-containing protein, with protein MAGILDLLNSDLGKQIVSGVAGSTGNDSNKTNSVLTMALPVLMKAMERNAATPEGAQGLQKALETKHDGSILDNLGSLFGGGVDESVKKDGENILGHILGQKQQGVEKVISQKSGLDAGSVANILKVAAPILMGVLGKQKKEQNVSDSSGLGSLLGGMLGGNDTKNEQSFLEKILDADGDGSVVDDVAGMFLGGSNKKSGGLGGLLGGLFGK; from the coding sequence ATGGCAGGTATTTTAGACTTATTAAATAGTGATTTAGGAAAACAGATCGTTTCTGGTGTAGCAGGTTCTACTGGAAATGATTCCAACAAAACAAATAGTGTTTTAACAATGGCTTTGCCAGTTTTAATGAAAGCTATGGAAAGAAATGCAGCTACTCCAGAAGGTGCACAAGGCTTACAAAAAGCATTAGAAACAAAACACGATGGAAGTATTTTAGACAATCTTGGAAGTTTATTTGGTGGTGGAGTTGATGAAAGCGTGAAAAAAGATGGAGAAAATATTTTAGGGCATATTTTAGGTCAAAAACAACAAGGTGTAGAAAAAGTTATTAGTCAGAAATCTGGTTTAGATGCAGGTTCTGTTGCAAATATTTTAAAAGTTGCTGCTCCAATTTTAATGGGTGTTTTAGGAAAACAAAAGAAAGAACAAAATGTTAGTGATTCTTCTGGTTTAGGTAGTTTATTAGGTGGAATGTTAGGTGGAAATGACACGAAAAATGAACAAAGTTTCTTGGAAAAAATCTTAGACGCAGATGGAGATGGAAGCGTTGTAGATGATGTTGCTGGAATGTTTTTAGGAGGAAGTAATAAAAAATCTGGTGGACTTGGTGGTTTGTTAGGTGGTCTTTTTGGGAAATAA
- a CDS encoding InlB B-repeat-containing protein: protein MKQKLLFLTSFLLFNLLATKTLYSQTWQLEGTAEFTTAAAKVSIAIDANNSPFVAYSDKASDGKLHVKKFDGTKWVELGDVSSTAGMIPEMVHIEIHPITNQPWVVYKNMTSNKIDLISFNGTNWVSEATSIGNITPHNKIVFKLDENGKPVVGSQTNNTPWYNIKFQLYAKRGASWTKEIDTNIFSNSFDLGNANTFTKGEYSSFVNRSRIRLKVLEYDGSAWNQTFFKEVLNVGGDNGFSEGIAAASGGDTSKFLYDYRRGSNAQRQLRFQNEASITGDNQIPSHRIYGLEYKTLGASYFVMHYNPSSDLKIYSYNAGTNVKTDLNINLNFTGITPSSQIKLNATQDKLYVAYLDLASQKVSVQYFNIIPPRATIYVNKTATGANNGNSWADAYTDLNEGLSKADTNFSEVWVAKGTYIPHASDRSKAFGINGLKVYGGFVGNETMLSQRDAKTNVTILSGDLNADDTGVAFSGNNRGENSYNVIKIQGDNSIIDGFTIQDGQATGTSTDFKEGSGIFVNTGIKNLTIKNCSIKDGVTNRGGAIRMIDSEGTLHIENTIIKNNLGLFGVMLYSRAKAGKTLDINILNCLIYDNKLDNVGDATSPGSAIWFRQDLNSTQNVKIVNSTFAHNNYISNGNSNSSVVNASKNAGGNVNLEASNSIFYSNFSNSNSFLKSIGNSTSQANGNLSAYNCIAQDFMSQVAGANKANIIATNPNFTNETSRDFTLTNLSPAVDSGDNSKIPSTLNTDILGNSRIFNSNVDLGPYEFGSSVSMDRTLTITANNGTVATNPNPTNGVYNDGASVILTATAVTGFEFSGWSGDASGNTNPLTITMDADKNITAKFSQIKRTLTTTAVNGTIATNPNPTNGTYADGATVSLTATANTGFKFIEWTGDATGTTNPLTVTMDADKSITATFAKITNIPDANFEQKLIDLNLDDVLDGQVLTSNINSISQLDVRNSNISNLTGIEDFTQLKTLICFGNQLTTLDLSYSNNFTALYLGNNQLTNLILGNNASLDYLDVRNNKLTSLIIPTVSIALRRLNISNNKITSLSISNFTAIQEFDMSETLIEKIDLTKNTVLRYFTAFSSKLTELNFSDNKNIISVYVGGLDITSLDLRNGNLSTIGNVETDTAPNLKCIFVDDDSNSVINNWVLNTKNNIVETVAQCSGILSNEEISLINFDVYPNPTNQFLNISTTLDIKKITIFNIIGSKIRETRSNRVDVSNLKNGVYLLSIETSEGKKVTKKFMKK, encoded by the coding sequence ATGAAACAAAAATTACTATTCTTAACCTCTTTTTTGCTATTTAATTTATTAGCAACTAAAACACTTTATTCTCAAACATGGCAATTAGAAGGAACAGCAGAATTTACTACAGCAGCTGCAAAAGTATCTATTGCAATTGATGCTAATAATAGTCCTTTTGTTGCCTATTCAGACAAAGCTTCTGATGGTAAATTACATGTTAAAAAATTCGATGGAACTAAATGGGTAGAACTTGGAGATGTTAGTTCAACAGCGGGTATGATTCCAGAAATGGTTCATATAGAAATTCATCCCATAACCAACCAACCTTGGGTTGTGTATAAAAATATGACTTCTAATAAAATAGATTTAATTAGTTTTAATGGAACAAACTGGGTTTCAGAAGCAACAAGTATTGGTAATATTACGCCACACAATAAAATCGTTTTTAAATTAGATGAGAATGGGAAACCTGTAGTTGGTTCTCAAACAAATAATACGCCTTGGTATAATATAAAATTTCAATTATATGCAAAAAGAGGTGCAAGTTGGACTAAAGAAATAGATACCAACATTTTTAGTAATTCTTTTGATTTAGGAAATGCGAACACATTTACCAAAGGAGAATATTCCTCTTTTGTAAATAGATCTCGAATTAGATTAAAAGTTTTAGAATATGATGGTTCTGCATGGAATCAAACCTTTTTTAAAGAAGTTTTAAATGTGGGTGGAGATAATGGTTTTTCTGAAGGGATAGCAGCAGCTTCTGGAGGAGATACAAGTAAATTTTTATATGATTATAGAAGAGGAAGTAATGCACAAAGACAATTACGTTTTCAAAATGAGGCATCTATTACTGGTGATAATCAAATACCAAGTCATAGAATTTATGGTTTAGAATATAAAACTTTAGGAGCTTCTTATTTTGTAATGCATTACAACCCTTCAAGCGATTTAAAAATATATTCTTACAATGCAGGTACTAATGTAAAAACAGATTTAAACATCAACTTAAATTTTACAGGAATTACACCAAGTTCTCAAATAAAATTGAATGCTACACAAGATAAATTATATGTAGCTTATTTAGATTTAGCATCACAAAAAGTGAGCGTGCAATATTTTAATATTATTCCACCAAGAGCTACTATTTATGTAAATAAAACTGCAACTGGCGCAAATAATGGAAATTCTTGGGCAGATGCCTATACAGATTTAAACGAAGGATTAAGTAAGGCTGATACAAATTTTAGTGAAGTTTGGGTTGCAAAAGGAACTTATATTCCTCATGCTTCAGACAGGAGTAAAGCTTTTGGAATAAATGGTTTAAAAGTGTATGGTGGGTTTGTTGGTAATGAAACGATGCTATCTCAAAGAGATGCCAAAACCAATGTTACTATTTTATCTGGAGATTTAAACGCAGATGATACAGGAGTCGCCTTTTCAGGAAATAATAGAGGAGAAAATTCTTATAATGTTATAAAAATACAAGGAGATAATTCTATAATCGATGGTTTTACAATTCAAGATGGACAAGCAACTGGTACTTCTACAGATTTTAAAGAAGGAAGTGGAATTTTCGTAAATACAGGAATAAAAAATTTAACTATAAAAAATTGTTCAATTAAAGACGGAGTAACAAATAGAGGTGGAGCTATAAGAATGATAGATTCTGAAGGAACTTTACATATTGAAAATACCATTATAAAAAATAATTTAGGTCTTTTTGGGGTAATGCTTTATTCTAGAGCAAAAGCAGGAAAAACTTTAGATATAAATATTTTAAACTGTTTAATTTATGATAATAAATTAGACAATGTAGGCGATGCTACTTCACCAGGAAGTGCAATTTGGTTTCGACAAGATTTAAATTCTACACAAAATGTAAAAATTGTAAATTCAACTTTTGCGCATAACAATTACATATCTAATGGAAATTCTAATTCTTCTGTTGTAAATGCATCTAAAAATGCTGGGGGAAATGTAAATTTAGAAGCATCTAATTCTATATTTTATTCTAATTTTTCGAATTCTAATTCATTTTTAAAATCAATAGGAAATAGTACTTCGCAAGCAAATGGAAATTTAAGTGCTTATAATTGTATTGCACAAGACTTTATGTCTCAAGTTGCTGGTGCAAATAAAGCAAACATTATTGCTACAAACCCTAATTTTACAAACGAAACTTCTAGAGATTTTACACTAACAAATTTATCTCCAGCAGTAGATTCTGGTGATAATTCTAAAATTCCGTCAACATTAAATACAGATATTCTAGGAAATTCAAGAATATTTAATAGCAATGTAGATTTAGGGCCTTATGAGTTTGGTTCTTCAGTTTCAATGGATAGAACTTTAACAATAACAGCAAATAATGGAACTGTTGCTACAAACCCAAACCCTACAAACGGAGTTTATAATGATGGTGCAAGTGTAATTTTAACAGCAACTGCTGTTACAGGTTTTGAGTTTTCTGGTTGGTCTGGTGATGCTTCTGGCAACACAAATCCTCTTACAATTACCATGGATGCAGATAAAAACATAACTGCAAAATTTAGTCAAATTAAACGAACATTAACCACAACTGCTGTAAATGGAACTATTGCAACAAACCCAAATCCTACAAACGGAACTTATGCAGATGGAGCAACAGTTAGTTTAACAGCAACTGCAAATACAGGTTTTAAATTTATAGAGTGGACTGGAGATGCAACAGGAACTACAAATCCATTAACTGTTACAATGGATGCAGACAAGAGCATTACTGCAACTTTTGCTAAAATAACCAACATACCAGATGCTAATTTTGAGCAAAAATTAATTGATCTTAATTTAGATGATGTTTTAGATGGACAAGTTTTAACTTCTAATATTAATTCTATTAGCCAACTGGATGTTAGAAATTCAAATATTTCTAATCTAACAGGAATAGAGGATTTTACTCAATTAAAAACGCTTATTTGTTTTGGTAATCAGTTAACAACTTTAGATTTAAGTTATAGTAATAATTTTACTGCTTTGTATTTAGGAAACAATCAATTAACAAATTTAATTTTAGGTAATAATGCAAGTTTAGACTATTTAGATGTTCGTAATAATAAGTTGACATCTTTAATAATACCAACAGTTTCTATTGCGTTAAGAAGATTAAATATATCTAATAACAAAATAACAAGTTTAAGTATTTCTAATTTTACAGCAATACAAGAATTTGATATGAGTGAAACATTAATAGAAAAGATAGATTTAACTAAAAATACAGTACTAAGATATTTCACAGCTTTTTCTTCTAAATTAACGGAATTAAACTTTTCTGATAATAAAAATATAATTTCTGTCTATGTTGGTGGGCTAGATATTACAAGTTTAGATTTAAGAAACGGAAATTTATCTACAATTGGCAATGTAGAAACAGATACAGCACCTAATCTAAAATGTATTTTTGTGGATGATGATTCAAATTCAGTAATAAACAATTGGGTTTTAAATACTAAAAATAATATTGTAGAAACAGTTGCACAATGTTCAGGGATTTTATCCAATGAAGAAATTAGTTTAATTAATTTTGATGTTTACCCAAACCCTACAAATCAATTTTTAAATATTTCGACAACATTAGATATTAAAAAGATTACAATTTTTAATATTATAGGAAGCAAAATTAGAGAAACTAGAAGTAATAGAGTAGATGTCTCTAATCTAAAAAATGGCGTTTATTTATTAAGTATAGAAACAAGTGAAGGAAAAAAAGTAACCAAAAAGTTTATGAAAAAGTAA
- a CDS encoding LytR/AlgR family response regulator transcription factor translates to MKILIIDDESRARNVLANLLQEECTGINTILEASNLVEGVELIKNTAPQIVFLDIEMPQNSGLEILDFFKNEKINFQIIFTTAYSQYAIEAFRLSAIDYLMKPIDIEELKLALQNAKKVIEEENINHKLQNLEKAFQQLSLNKIALEIPKGIIFASHEDILYFEADGVYTKVHLMNGKSELICKTLKHFADQLKDKPLFYKPHRSYLINLKFMNEVVKKDGLHVVMQNNKTIPIARDRKDAFLKMINTIFN, encoded by the coding sequence ATGAAAATATTAATTATTGATGATGAAAGCAGAGCCAGAAACGTTTTAGCAAATCTATTACAAGAAGAATGTACTGGAATTAACACTATTTTAGAGGCTTCTAATTTGGTAGAAGGTGTAGAGCTAATAAAAAATACAGCACCTCAAATTGTATTTTTAGACATAGAAATGCCTCAAAATTCGGGTTTAGAAATATTAGATTTCTTTAAAAATGAAAAAATAAATTTTCAAATTATTTTCACAACAGCTTATAGCCAATATGCTATTGAAGCTTTTCGTTTATCTGCCATCGATTATTTAATGAAACCAATTGATATAGAGGAGTTAAAATTGGCTTTACAAAATGCTAAAAAGGTAATTGAAGAGGAGAATATCAACCATAAATTACAAAATTTAGAGAAAGCTTTTCAGCAATTATCTTTAAATAAAATTGCGTTGGAAATCCCAAAAGGGATTATTTTTGCTTCACATGAAGATATTTTATATTTCGAAGCAGATGGTGTGTACACCAAAGTACATCTAATGAATGGAAAATCGGAATTAATCTGCAAAACTCTTAAACATTTTGCAGACCAATTAAAAGACAAACCCTTATTTTACAAGCCACATCGTTCTTATTTGATCAATTTAAAGTTTATGAATGAGGTTGTAAAAAAAGATGGTTTACATGTGGTAATGCAAAATAATAAAACCATTCCAATCGCTAGAGATCGTAAAGATGCTTTTCTAAAAATGATAAATACCATCTTTAATTAA
- a CDS encoding sensor histidine kinase, translating to MTDKDGFIWLAADKGLFKYNGREYQLLDNPLKRGRSLFGLKTDLKGRVWCNNLAGQFFYVENNKLHLFKDFEDINTLVDYYFLENYLVTINNKYISFTNLTTKKNERVLKNTDGIPTEELNDNFKDFHFSSNYNLFKITDINKEKVFVSSLGSKDEYVRGRKIGFKLHEKKYILAQSEKELSLKISELNTSKNTQINVPEYLNGILIHKVTIIKNTLFLLSNKGVFSTSIKDNRLIINDRYFKDNYVTEVVLDKNENYWFSTLRNGIYIISNKEIKVYNQLFDKITTLRKKNDKTLFLASSNGTVEEYHISTKAIKKLNFISNTAVKTFYYIPKNNSLLIGTSNYAVNYNLNNNSFKSINESAAWKSVDFINNDNYLVSTPNSLSQINITSKQYKHLIHKRTYAALYAKKENSYYATMIDGFLKYDIDKEKGTYLKYKNKRVYGSKLAELEDGTIWVATHNKGVFAFKNNTFVDSLVVKNGLTSNVINQIEAYKNELWISTENGLQKYDKTNKTLNTLAKIDGLNSYAIDNIAVLDSLVFITTNKGLLSFNKHKVFKKRKIPELYFTQLIVNDSVKEFPKELKLKELESNFKVEFNSNGFQSKENVGYEYLLERFSNNWNAIENGINFITFNTLPSGKFLLKVRAKNKFQTAYSNVLLLPITVTKPFYKTFWFLLLMLFLVVFLIFIYFKKQNKRLRKEQKIALEKEKITKELVYSQLENLRSQMNPHFIFNALNSIQDFIILNEKKLARQYLVKFSKLIRIYLEQSQNDTVTLAEEIKALRLYLELEKDRFNDDFVFNIVIDDGLNLEQIYIPSLLLQPYVENALKHGLLHKIDNKKLDILFEKDNYSSTLICTILDNGIGREAAAEINKKRVGKHKSFATSANQKRINLLNLANNSNLEILIEDLSENEIATGTKIIIKIPINQ from the coding sequence TTGACAGATAAAGACGGCTTCATTTGGTTGGCGGCAGATAAAGGTTTATTTAAATACAATGGAAGAGAATACCAACTTTTAGACAATCCTTTAAAACGTGGACGATCTTTATTTGGACTAAAAACAGATTTAAAAGGAAGAGTTTGGTGTAATAATTTAGCAGGCCAATTTTTTTACGTAGAAAACAATAAACTTCATTTATTTAAAGATTTCGAAGATATAAATACCCTTGTAGATTACTATTTTCTTGAGAATTATTTGGTAACTATTAATAATAAATACATTTCTTTTACAAATCTTACAACTAAAAAAAACGAAAGAGTTTTAAAAAATACAGATGGTATTCCTACAGAGGAATTAAATGATAATTTTAAAGATTTTCATTTTTCTTCCAATTATAATTTATTTAAAATTACAGATATTAATAAAGAAAAAGTATTTGTAAGTAGCTTAGGTTCAAAAGACGAATATGTTAGAGGTCGTAAAATTGGTTTTAAATTGCATGAAAAAAAATACATCTTAGCACAAAGTGAAAAAGAACTTAGTTTAAAAATAAGTGAGTTAAATACAAGTAAAAACACACAAATTAACGTTCCTGAATATTTGAATGGAATTTTAATTCATAAAGTTACTATCATTAAAAACACACTATTTTTATTATCTAATAAGGGGGTTTTTTCAACATCAATAAAAGATAATCGGTTAATAATTAACGATCGCTATTTTAAAGACAATTATGTTACAGAAGTAGTCTTAGATAAAAATGAAAATTACTGGTTTTCGACTTTAAGAAATGGTATTTATATTATTTCTAATAAAGAAATTAAAGTGTACAATCAATTATTTGATAAGATAACTACGCTTAGAAAAAAAAATGATAAAACACTTTTTTTAGCCAGTAGTAATGGCACAGTAGAAGAATATCATATTTCAACAAAAGCCATAAAAAAACTAAACTTTATCTCAAATACTGCTGTAAAAACGTTTTATTACATTCCTAAAAACAATTCTCTTTTAATAGGAACTTCCAATTATGCTGTAAACTATAATCTTAATAATAATTCTTTCAAATCAATTAATGAAAGTGCGGCTTGGAAGTCTGTAGATTTTATAAATAATGATAATTATTTAGTAAGTACACCCAATAGTTTGTCTCAAATAAATATTACATCGAAACAATACAAACATTTAATTCATAAAAGAACCTATGCCGCTTTATATGCAAAAAAAGAGAATAGCTATTATGCTACAATGATAGATGGTTTTTTAAAATACGACATCGATAAAGAAAAGGGAACGTATCTAAAATATAAAAACAAGCGAGTTTATGGTTCTAAATTAGCAGAATTAGAAGATGGAACCATTTGGGTAGCAACACATAATAAAGGGGTGTTTGCTTTTAAAAACAATACTTTTGTAGATAGTTTAGTTGTTAAAAATGGATTGACTTCTAATGTAATAAATCAAATTGAGGCATATAAAAATGAATTGTGGATTTCTACAGAAAATGGTTTACAGAAATACGATAAAACCAACAAAACACTAAACACACTTGCAAAAATCGATGGTTTAAATTCTTATGCAATTGATAATATTGCAGTTTTAGATTCTTTAGTATTTATAACAACAAATAAGGGTTTATTAAGTTTTAACAAACATAAGGTGTTTAAAAAAAGAAAAATTCCTGAATTGTATTTTACGCAATTGATTGTTAATGATTCTGTAAAAGAATTTCCGAAAGAATTAAAATTAAAAGAGTTAGAAAGTAATTTTAAAGTAGAATTTAATAGTAACGGTTTTCAATCTAAAGAAAATGTAGGTTATGAATACTTATTAGAGAGGTTTTCTAATAATTGGAATGCAATCGAAAACGGAATTAACTTCATTACATTTAACACACTTCCATCAGGAAAATTTCTTTTAAAAGTTAGAGCAAAAAATAAATTTCAAACAGCATATTCTAACGTTTTATTATTGCCAATTACTGTAACAAAACCTTTCTACAAAACATTCTGGTTTTTATTGTTAATGCTTTTTTTAGTGGTGTTTTTAATTTTTATATATTTCAAAAAACAGAATAAACGTTTAAGAAAAGAGCAGAAAATTGCATTAGAAAAAGAAAAAATAACGAAAGAATTGGTGTATTCTCAATTAGAGAATTTACGTTCGCAAATGAACCCTCATTTTATCTTTAATGCGTTAAATTCTATACAGGATTTTATCATTTTAAATGAAAAAAAATTAGCACGACAATATTTAGTGAAATTCTCTAAATTAATTCGAATTTATTTAGAACAAAGCCAGAATGATACTGTAACATTAGCAGAAGAAATTAAAGCATTAAGATTGTATTTAGAACTCGAAAAAGATCGATTTAACGACGATTTTGTTTTCAATATTGTCATTGATGATGGTTTAAATTTAGAGCAAATATATATACCTTCTTTATTATTGCAACCTTATGTAGAGAATGCTTTAAAACATGGTTTATTACATAAAATTGATAATAAGAAATTAGATATTTTATTTGAAAAAGATAACTATTCTTCCACATTAATTTGTACCATTTTAGACAATGGAATTGGAAGAGAGGCAGCTGCAGAAATCAATAAAAAAAGAGTTGGAAAGCACAAATCTTTTGCCACTTCTGCCAATCAAAAAAGAATAAACTTATTAAACCTTGCAAATAATTCTAATTTAGAAATCTTGATAGAAGATTTATCTGAAAATGAAATTGCAACCGGTACAAAAATTATCATTAAAATTCCCATAAATCAATAA
- the bshA gene encoding N-acetyl-alpha-D-glucosaminyl L-malate synthase BshA, whose amino-acid sequence MKIGIVCYPTFGGSGVVATELGMALANKGHEVHFITYNQPVRLDFLSHQLHFHQVVIEEYPLFEYQPYELALSSKMVEIVRKYDLEVLHVHYAIPHAYAAFMAKQMLREKGLDVRVVTTLHGTDITLVGSHPTYKTAVEFSINNSDVVTAVSNNLKETTNKLFNITKNIQVVYNFIDTEKYDNAHKEECKRSALAKPNERILTHISNFRPVKRVEDVIKIFAEVKKEIPAKLLMIGEGPEKIKAKKLAKELKIADDVFFLGNSTEVAKILCYTDVFLLPSQTESFGLAALEAMAAGTSVISTNTGGLPEVNIQGKTGYLSNLGDVEDMAKNAISILKDDAILEKFKQNAKEHTKQFSLENILPVYEEIYKSCYKVK is encoded by the coding sequence ATGAAAATAGGGATTGTTTGTTATCCAACATTTGGTGGAAGTGGAGTAGTAGCTACAGAATTAGGAATGGCACTAGCAAATAAAGGGCATGAAGTTCATTTTATTACGTATAACCAACCAGTTCGCTTAGATTTTCTTTCTCATCAATTGCATTTTCATCAAGTTGTAATCGAAGAATATCCATTATTCGAATATCAACCTTACGAATTAGCTTTATCGAGTAAAATGGTAGAAATTGTAAGGAAATACGACTTAGAAGTTTTACACGTACATTATGCAATTCCACATGCGTATGCTGCTTTTATGGCAAAGCAAATGTTAAGAGAAAAAGGGTTAGATGTTAGAGTGGTAACCACACTTCATGGAACAGACATTACATTGGTTGGAAGTCATCCAACCTATAAAACAGCTGTAGAATTTAGCATTAATAACTCGGATGTGGTTACTGCAGTTTCTAATAACCTAAAAGAAACTACCAATAAATTGTTTAATATAACTAAGAATATTCAAGTTGTTTATAATTTTATTGATACAGAAAAATACGACAATGCTCACAAAGAAGAATGTAAAAGAAGTGCATTAGCAAAACCGAATGAACGAATTTTAACACATATTAGTAATTTTAGACCTGTAAAAAGGGTAGAAGATGTCATTAAAATTTTTGCTGAAGTAAAAAAAGAAATTCCGGCTAAATTATTAATGATTGGCGAAGGTCCAGAAAAAATAAAAGCCAAAAAATTAGCCAAAGAATTAAAAATTGCAGACGATGTTTTCTTTTTAGGGAACAGTACAGAAGTAGCTAAGATTTTATGTTATACAGATGTTTTTCTATTACCATCACAAACAGAGAGTTTTGGTTTGGCAGCTTTAGAAGCAATGGCTGCAGGAACATCTGTTATTTCTACAAATACAGGTGGTTTGCCAGAAGTTAATATTCAAGGAAAAACGGGTTATTTAAGTAATTTAGGAGATGTAGAAGATATGGCTAAAAATGCCATTTCAATTTTAAAAGACGATGCTATTTTAGAGAAATTTAAGCAAAATGCGAAAGAGCATACCAAACAATTCTCATTAGAAAATATTTTACCTGTGTACGAAGAAATTTACAAATCTTGTTATAAGGTAAAATAA
- a CDS encoding transketolase encodes MSTTQQLQDFTQQVRRDILRMVHKVNSGHPGGSLGCAEFITCLYQEVMDYSTDFKMDGKNEDVFFLSNGHISPVFYSVLAHSGFFPVEELATFRLLDSRLQGHPTTHEGLPGVRIASGSLGQGMSVALGAAEAKKLNGDNKIIYTLHGDGELQEGQNWEAIMYASAKKVDNIICTIDLNEKQIDGATDDVLPMGNLKAKFEAFDWLVLDVEKGNDINTILEALKEAKSLTGKGKPVCILLHTEMGNGVDFMMHTHAWHGKAPNDEQLENALAQNPATLGDY; translated from the coding sequence ATGTCAACAACACAACAATTACAAGATTTTACACAACAAGTTCGTAGAGATATATTAAGAATGGTACACAAAGTAAATTCTGGACATCCAGGAGGTTCTTTAGGTTGTGCAGAGTTTATTACATGTCTTTATCAAGAAGTAATGGACTATTCTACAGACTTTAAAATGGATGGTAAAAACGAAGATGTATTCTTTTTATCAAACGGACATATTTCTCCAGTATTTTATAGTGTATTGGCACATAGTGGTTTTTTTCCAGTAGAAGAATTAGCAACATTTAGGTTGTTAGATTCTCGTTTACAAGGACATCCAACAACTCATGAAGGTTTGCCAGGAGTAAGAATTGCATCTGGTTCTCTAGGACAGGGAATGTCTGTTGCGTTAGGTGCTGCAGAAGCTAAAAAGTTAAATGGAGACAATAAAATTATTTATACTTTACATGGAGATGGAGAATTGCAAGAAGGGCAAAACTGGGAAGCAATTATGTATGCATCTGCAAAAAAAGTAGATAATATTATTTGTACTATCGATTTAAACGAAAAGCAAATAGATGGAGCTACAGACGATGTTTTACCAATGGGAAATTTAAAAGCAAAGTTCGAAGCTTTTGATTGGTTGGTTTTAGATGTAGAAAAAGGAAATGATATCAACACAATTTTAGAAGCTTTAAAAGAAGCAAAATCATTAACAGGAAAAGGAAAACCAGTTTGTATTTTATTACATACAGAAATGGGGAATGGAGTAGATTTTATGATGCACACACATGCTTGGCATGGAAAAGCACCAAATGACGAGCAGTTAGAAAATGCTTTGGCTCAAAACCCTGCAACTTTAGGAGATTATTAG